The following are encoded in a window of Eleutherodactylus coqui strain aEleCoq1 chromosome 12, aEleCoq1.hap1, whole genome shotgun sequence genomic DNA:
- the LOC136587211 gene encoding E3 ubiquitin-protein ligase UHRF1-like: MWIQVRTMDGRETHRIDSLSKLTKVEELRERIQEVFGVQQDRQRLFYRGKQMEDGHTLFDYSLGLNDIVQLLVRQLPPPPAPAAAAAPVTAEEPDDAPMSETEPEEEPPAEPTTLGLYRVQELVDARDLHMGAWFEAEVVNVTRGAPDDVIYHIKYEDYPENGVVQLTGRDVRPRARTKLSWEELQAGLVVMVNYNPDEPKERGYWYDAEIQRKRETRTIKELYAKVLLGEVGDSLDDCRVRFVDDIYKIEEPGTSAQSSEPPPKRQNGPECKHCKDNPRIKCRMCACHVCGGKESPGEQLLCDECDMAFHMYCLDPPLTSLPQDDEDWYCPECRNDASEVVLAGEKLKESKKKAKMASANSSCQRDWGKGMACVGRSRECTIVPSNHYGKIPGVPVGTMWKFRVQVSEAGVHRPHVAGIHGRSHDGAYSLVLAGGYEDDADNGTEFTYTGSGGRDLSGNKRTAEQSCDQKLTNTNRALALNCSAPINDKQGAVAKDWKAGRPVRVVRNAKGRKHSKYAPEDGNRYDGIYKVVKYWPEKGKSGFLVWRYLLKRDDDEPAPWTKEGKDRVKKLGLTMQYPEGYLETMANKEREKENAGVEETPSKGKRKRNSENAKALTPSTGTPKKTKVELFKLTPEQKELIKKDEPNAKVWSEVMSYLKEGPKFISKVEETFLCICCQEVVYEPITTECLHNICKSCLDRSFKASVYSCPACRHDLGKNYNMRVNKPLQTLLGQLFPGYECGR, encoded by the coding sequence ATGTGGATCCAGGTGCGCACCATGGACGGCCGGGAGACTCATCGCATTGACTCCCTGTCTAAGCTGACCAAGGTGGAGGAGCTGCGGGAGCGGATCCAGGAGGTGTTCGGGGTGCAGCAGGACAGGCAGCGGCTCTTCTACCGGGGGAAGCAGATGGAGGACGGCCACACGCTCTTTGATTACAGCCTTGGGCTCAACGACATCGTGCAGCTGCTGGTCCGccagctcccccctcctcctgccCCGGCGGCGGCCGCTGCTCCGGTGACGGCAGAAGAGCCCGACGACGCTCCCATGTCCGAGACCGAGCCGGAAGAGGAGCCGCCCGCCGAGCCCACCACCCTGGGACTGTACCGGGTGCAGGAGCTGGTGGACGCCCGGGACCTGCATATGGGCGCCTGGTTCGAGGCGGAGGTGGTGAATGTGACCCGGGGAGCCCCCGATGACGTCATCTACCATATAAAGTACGAGGACTATCCTGAGAACGGGGTGGTGCAGCTGACCGGGAGGGATGTGAGACCCCGGGCCAGGACCAAGCTGTCCTGGGAGGAGCTGCAGGCTGGACTGGTGGTCATGGTCAACTACAACCCGGATGAGCCCAAGGAGCGCGGCTACTGGTACGATGCGGAGATCCAGCGCAAGCGGGAGACCAGAACCATCAAAGAACTGTACGCTAAGGTGTTGTTGGGGGAAGTGGGTGACTCCTTGGATGACTGCAGGGTCAGATTTGTGGATGACATTTATAAGATTGAAGAGCCTGGCACCTCCGCCCAGTCTTCAGAGCCGCCCCCGAAACGCCAGAATGGACCAGAGTGTAAACACTGCAAGGATAACCCCAGGATCAAGTGCCGCATGTGCGCCTGCCACGTCTGTGGGGGCAAAGAGAGCCCCGGGGAGCAGCTGCTGTGTGATGAGTGTGACATGGCTTTTCATATGTACTGTCTTGACCCTCCACTCACTTCCCTTCCCCAAGATGATGAGGACTGGTACTGCCCTGAGTGTAGAAATGATGCCAGCGAGGTGGTGCTAGCTGGTGAAAAACTGAAGGAGAGCAAGAAAAAGGCCAAGATGGCATCTGCTAACTCGTCTTGCCAAAGAGACTGGGGTAAGGGCATGGCTTGTGTTGGGCGCTCCCGGGAATGCACAATTGTTCCATCCAACCACTATGGGAAGATACCAGGTGTGCCCGTTGGCACCATGTGGAAGTTCAGGGTGCAGGTCAGTGAGGCGGGAGTGCATCGGCCTCATGTGGCTGGCATCCACGGAAGAAGTCACGATGGCGCTTATTCTCTGGTGCTGGCGGGAGGTTATGAGGATGATGCGGACAATGGGACGGAGTTTACCTACACCGGCAGCGGAGGCAGAGACCTCTCGGGCAACAAGCGAACAgctgagcagtcatgtgaccagaaaCTGACTAACACGAACCGAGCCCTGGCCCTCAACTGCAGCGCCCCCATCAACGACAAGCAAGGGGCTGTAGCCAAGGACTGGAAAGCAGGTAGGCCGGTTCGTGTTGTGCGCAATGCCAAGGGGCGGAAACACAGCAAATATGCCCCAGAGGACGGTAACCGATATGATGGCATTTACAAGGTGGTGAAGTACTGGCCAGAGAAGGGCAAGTCCGGCTTTCTTGTTTGGCGCTATCTATTAAAAAGAGATGACGACGAGCCGGCGCCGTGGACCAAGGAGGGCAAAGATCGTGTTAAGAAACTAGGCCTCACCATGCAATACCCCGAGGGGTACCTGGAAACTATGGCCaacaaggagagagagaaagaaaatgcTGGCGTGGAAGAAACGCCAAGCAAGGGCAAGAGAAAGAGGAACTCTGAGAACGCCAAAGCTCTGACGCCTTCTACTGGAACCCCAAAGAAAACTAAAGTAGAGCTCTTTAAACTGACGCCGGAGCAAAAAGAGTTGATCAAAAAGGACGAGCCGAATGCAAAAGTGTGGAGTGAAGTGATGTCCTATCTGAAAGAGGGGCCGAAATTCATCAGCAAAGTGGAGGAGACCTTCCTGTGTATCTGCTGCCAGGAGGTGGTGTACGAGCCCATCACCACCGAGTGTCTGCACAACATCTGCAAGAGCTGCCTGGACCGTTCCTTCAAGGCCTCGGTGTACAGCTGTCCGGCCTGCAGGCACGACCTGGGCAAGAACTACAACATGCGGGTCAACAAGCCTCTGCAGACCCTCCTCGGCCAGCTCTTCCCTGGCTACGAGTGTGGACGGTAG